One window of the Colletotrichum lupini chromosome 9, complete sequence genome contains the following:
- a CDS encoding O-methyltransferase — translation MATADALIASLQDINGESFADKAERIRARDALYDALRKVQTPWDIAWDHIVVKGGGNAAIKTLIDAGVFKKWHEAGGKPITCTKLSKLTGADEHLIRRMMRAIAGQRLVIETDLDTYARTPWAQALGEDAPLPAMYGGFYGELTNPMFRSLPYYLKKNRYRNPTDKNDCNFQHWRGPDAVFFKYVGTNPLLTSDFNDVMECHSRDNLTAWTEVYPTGKIVEGAIPERPLVVDIGGGKGHDLRKFHVRHPQVPARHLILQDLPDFLKDVKPDSAFTIQAHDFFTPQPLRGARAYFLHNVLHDWPDATAVDILKNIASAMERGYSRLLIHESLISERAPLSKVTATDMIMMAGLASAERTEAQWRELIAAAGLRVVKIWRPVQAVESVIETELA, via the exons ATGGCTACTGCAGACGCGTTGATTGCAAGTCTTCAGGACATCAACGGGGAGAGCTTCGCGGATAAGGCGGAGAGGATACGAGCCAGAGATGCGTTGTATGATGCGTTGAGAAAAGTCCAGACGCCGTGGGATATCGCGTGGGATCACATCGTGGTCAAGGGCGGCGGGAACGCGGCGATCAAGACGCTCATCGACGCTGGCGTATTCAAAAAGTGGCACGAGGCTGGTGGTAAACCCATTACCTGTACCAAGCTCTCAAAGCTGACCGGCGCCGACGAGCACCTCATCC GCCGCATGATGAGGGCAATAGCAGGCCAACGCCTCGTCATAGAAACAGACCTCGACACCTACGCCCGCACGCCCTGGGCCCAGGCCCTCGGCGAAGACGCGCCTCTGCCGGCCATGTACGGCGGCTTCTACGGCGAGCTGACGAACCCAATGTTCCGCTCGCTGCCGTACTACCTCAAGAAGAACAGGTACCGGAACCCGACGGACAAGAACGACTGCAACTTCCAGCACTGGCGCGGGCCCGACGCCGTCTTCTTCAAGTACGTCGGCACGAACCCGCTGCTCACGTCCGACTTCAACGATGTCATGGAGTGCCATTCGCGGGATAACCTCACGGCGTGGACCGAGGTGTATCCCACGGGCAAGATCGTCGAGGGCGCGATCCCGGAGAGGCCGTTGGTTGTTGATATCGGCGGCGGGAAGGGCCATGATTTGAGAAAATTTCATGTTCGGCACCCACAGGTTCCCGCGCGGCATCTCATCCTGCAGGACTTGCCCGATTTTCTGAAGGATGTCAAGCCCGATTCTGCCTTCACGATCCAGGCGCACGACTTCTTTACGCCACAGCCGCTGCGCGGGGCGAGAGCGTACTTCTTGCATAACGTGCTGCACGACTGGCCTGACGCCACGGCGGTGGATATCCTCAAGAATATCGCGAGCGCCATGGAGAGGGGCTACTCGAGGCTGTTGATCCACGAGAGCTTGATCAGCGAGAGGGCGCCGCTTTCGAAGGTGACAGCAACGGATATGATTATGATGGCGGGGCTGGCGTCGGCCGAGAGGACGGAGGCGCAGTGGCGGGAGTTGATTGCGGCGGCGGGACTGCGGGTTGTGAAGATTTGGAGGCCGGTGCAAGCGGTTGAGAGTGTTATCGAGACGGAGTTGGCTTGA
- a CDS encoding phosphoribosyl transferase yields MVEKLYVTYNDVHNLCQESAVKILETFQPQLIIAIGGGGYVPARILRSFLKKPGNPNIPIQAIGLSLYESLPETFGGNSTPGVPEVPGTKVTRTQWLDLTAIGEMENLVGKRILIVDEVDDTRTTLEYAVKELEKDVEAASQRLGKGQKTEFGIFVLHNKDKAKKGTLPSDMMTSGHYLAARTVGDVWINYPWEAIDIAEHDRHAAEALAARQ; encoded by the exons ATGGTCGAAAAGCTCTACGTCACGTACAACGAT gTGCACAACCTCTGCCAGGAGTCCGCCGTCAAGATCCTCGAGACCTTCCAACCCCAGCTCATCATCGCAATCGGCGGCGGTGGCTACGTTCCCGCCCGTATCCTCCGTTCCTTCCTGAAGAAGCCCGGCAACCCCAACATCCCCATCCAGGCCATCGGTCTCTCCCTGTACGAGAGCCTTCCCGAGACCTTCGGCGGCAACTCTACCCCTGGCGTCCCCGAGGTCCCTGGCACAAAGGTCACCCGCACGCAATGGCTTGACCTGACCGCTATCGGCGAGATGGAGAACCTCGTCGGCAAGCGCATCTTGATTGTCGACGAGGTCGACGACACCCGCACCACCCTTGAGTACGCCGTCAAGGAGCTGGAGAAGGACGTTGAGGCTGCTAGCCAGCGCCTCGGCAAGGGCCAGAAGACTGAGTTTGGTATCTTTGTTCTGCAC AACAAGGACAAGGCGAAGAAGGGCACCCTTCCCTCCGACATGATGACCTCAGGTCACTACCTCGCCGCCCGCACCGTCGGCGACGTCTGGATCAACTACCCCTGGGAGGCCATCGACATTGCCGAGCACGACCGCCACGCGGCCGAGGCTCTCGCTGCGCGCCAGTAA
- a CDS encoding oxidoreductase-like protein: MSAPARFLPRLRPLVPRIARVPRGAFVTSQSQTGPAPIEPSQTQAHPLGAYYDAILNDPQPIPDVKPEEPPNSSIHKQEQGRKTSPPSPSPSPNPNPTTEPVAEALSAQPVPTPPPQTAAEKAAIVFGSALAGPAARQKRLEELRSKSTTIAGVVIPPRPEEPDNCCMSGCVNCVWERYREEMEDWSAANAEAQLKLKEQQGASADDSNTMDDDGGGSDTNWVPQDPKIAKNMWDEKLYDDVPVGIREFMKTEKKLKAVHEKEGTTGG, from the coding sequence ATGTCAGCACCCGCCAGATTCCTCCCCCGCCTCCGGCCTCTCGTGCCGCGCATCGCCCGTGTGCCCCGAGGTGCCTTTGTCACGAGCCAGTCGCAAACCGGCCCGGCACCCATCGAGCCCTCTCAGACCCAAGCGCACCCGCTGGGCGCCTACTACGATGCGATCCTCAACGACCCTCAACCCATCCCCGATGTGAAGCCTGAGGAGCCCCCAAACTCCTCCATTCACAAACAGGAGCAAGGCCGTAAGACGTCGCCTCCCTCCCCAAGCCCAAGCCCAAACCCGAACCCAACCACCGAACCCGTTGCTGAAGCTCTCTCCGCACAGCCGGTgccgacgccgccgccgcaaaCCGCGGCTGAGAAGGCCGCCATTGTCTTCGGCTCCGCCCTAGCCGGCCCTGCCGCGCGCCAGAAGCGTCTCGAGGAGCTGCGTTCCAAGAGCACGACGATAGCGGGGGTGGTTATTCCCCCGCGACCGGAAGAGCCGGATAACTGTTGCATGAGCGGCTGCGTCAATTGCGTGTGGGAACGGTACAGGGAGGAGATGGAAGACTGGTCGGCGGCGAATGCGGAGGCACAGCTAAAGTTGAAGGAGCAGCAAGGCGCGAGCGCGGATGATTCGAATACCATGGATGACGACGGCGGCGGTTCCGATACCAACTGGGTGCCGCAGGATCCCAAGATTGCGAAGAATATGTGGGACGAGAAGCTCTATGACGATGTCCCGGTAGGCATTCGAGAGTTCATGAAGACAGAGAAGAAGCTGAAAGCTGTACATGAAAAAGAAGGTACAACTGGAGGCTGA